The following are from one region of the Fibrobacter sp. UWH6 genome:
- a CDS encoding S8 family serine peptidase, translated as MKKKTLCVMTTALACVTAGAATNYDLLGRKASKMNSPMVYKDADHMAIKKNGLGGDNLQAASVAVKAAYRAEFDEGIYNHDRGSDGLPTKNFITYQTYYNTNCYSLYHTPNARYYFGWSQYDQTPVIYNFSTTPYTVNGAKTATGYDVSFSKTNSDKLTIVGISSSYNDYVYLQFKNFDEVPYSQSGKAFPYENLKYNYYNFSDDYVGIYVDTKAYPAWLKDQTPSKFFLLEGSVLDNITCQAHVPTPNDEYNATLLNYAMPGQNKGAYTFIHNSKCEKSPYPENPSSRDPQIYMGVHAAEDTPTDKYTEETRELDNYIYENHMLEIVGAGNYKNNRKGLMNAKAYAANAITVGSVDTKNTMGFFSAWANAPYTNAGKTVRGQKPEIANYTDFSFFDKSKRKTDVKTYSKGDSVYTKYEVMDGTMGATAYTANMMANLIRRQPFMRYHPEMAKARLLTSSILKINDENKSGAVGIPYYPALMGSEYINEPGYEHYINKSNYWYGDINRMFTKVSGKNQYELFIPFTVKPGYKYRAAISWLSSGDDIATYNRVPQDFDLFLVDNSGKTLASASNNGATPYELLSYTATQEQTVKVKILLYEDINGEGHPRHHKIKLGFNFLEYKE; from the coding sequence ATGAAAAAAAAGACACTGTGCGTCATGACGACGGCGCTTGCCTGCGTAACTGCAGGTGCAGCGACTAATTATGACCTTCTTGGCCGTAAGGCTAGCAAGATGAATTCACCCATGGTCTATAAGGATGCTGACCACATGGCTATCAAGAAAAATGGCCTTGGTGGCGACAACCTGCAGGCCGCATCTGTAGCTGTTAAGGCTGCGTACCGAGCCGAATTCGATGAAGGTATTTACAATCATGATCGTGGATCTGATGGTCTCCCTACGAAGAATTTCATCACGTACCAGACCTACTACAATACCAATTGCTACTCCCTTTATCATACTCCTAACGCCAGGTATTATTTCGGGTGGAGCCAGTACGATCAAACTCCCGTCATATACAATTTCTCCACTACCCCCTATACGGTTAATGGTGCAAAGACGGCTACGGGCTACGATGTCAGTTTCTCCAAGACCAATTCCGACAAGCTTACGATTGTGGGGATTTCTTCTTCCTACAATGACTATGTTTACTTGCAGTTCAAGAACTTCGATGAAGTGCCGTACAGCCAGAGCGGAAAGGCCTTCCCTTACGAGAATCTGAAATACAACTATTATAACTTTAGTGACGATTATGTCGGCATCTATGTAGATACCAAGGCTTACCCGGCCTGGTTGAAGGATCAGACTCCCTCGAAGTTCTTCTTGCTGGAAGGCAGTGTTTTGGATAATATCACTTGCCAGGCTCATGTACCCACCCCGAATGACGAATACAACGCCACTCTCCTGAATTACGCTATGCCGGGTCAGAATAAGGGTGCTTACACTTTTATTCACAACTCCAAGTGCGAAAAGAGCCCGTATCCCGAAAATCCGTCTAGCCGTGACCCCCAGATTTACATGGGTGTTCATGCTGCCGAAGATACTCCCACCGATAAGTATACCGAAGAGACCAGGGAGCTGGATAATTACATCTACGAAAACCACATGCTTGAAATCGTGGGTGCCGGTAACTACAAGAACAATAGAAAGGGCCTGATGAATGCCAAGGCTTATGCCGCCAACGCAATCACCGTCGGTTCTGTAGATACCAAGAATACCATGGGTTTCTTCTCGGCCTGGGCCAACGCCCCGTACACCAACGCTGGCAAGACCGTAAGGGGCCAGAAGCCCGAAATTGCGAACTACACGGACTTTAGCTTCTTCGATAAGTCCAAGCGCAAGACCGATGTCAAGACCTACTCCAAGGGTGATTCCGTCTACACCAAGTACGAGGTTATGGATGGAACTATGGGTGCTACGGCTTATACCGCCAACATGATGGCCAATCTCATTAGGAGACAGCCTTTCATGCGTTACCATCCCGAAATGGCCAAGGCTCGACTCCTGACTTCCAGCATCCTGAAAATCAACGATGAAAACAAGAGCGGTGCCGTTGGCATTCCTTACTATCCGGCTCTCATGGGTTCTGAATACATTAACGAACCTGGTTATGAACATTACATCAATAAGTCTAACTACTGGTATGGCGATATCAATAGGATGTTCACAAAGGTTAGCGGCAAGAATCAGTACGAACTGTTCATCCCCTTTACTGTAAAGCCGGGATATAAGTATCGTGCCGCCATTTCTTGGCTCTCTTCTGGTGACGATATTGCAACGTATAACCGCGTTCCCCAGGACTTCGACCTGTTCCTGGTTGACAACTCGGGCAAGACTCTTGCCAGTGCCTCCAATAACGGCGCAACTCCTTATGAACTGTTGAGCTACACGGCTACCCAGGAACAGACCGTCAAGGTCAAGATTCTTCTTTACGAAGATATCAATGGTGAAGGTCATCCCCGTCATCACAAGATTAAGCTTGGCTTCAACTTCCTTGAGTATAAGGAATAG
- a CDS encoding DUF3791 domain-containing protein: protein MNENVLWRKMGRVIMQLADQLKISPKQALLLFYNSEVGKMMHDPKYGYELMSDTYIVNDIIAELRG from the coding sequence ATGAACGAAAATGTCTTGTGGCGTAAGATGGGCCGTGTAATTATGCAACTTGCCGATCAGCTGAAAATTTCTCCGAAGCAAGCCTTGCTTTTATTCTATAACAGCGAAGTTGGTAAGATGATGCATGACCCGAAATATGGGTATGAGCTGATGAGTGATACGTATATTGTAAATGATATCATCGCTGAATTACGTGGATAA
- a CDS encoding DUF3990 domain-containing protein, with product MILYHGSLVVVERPLVGIGRSDLDFGPGFYLTKHREQAERWAKIKSGRKKNSEAFLNIYEFDRNSLNNAVYKLLSFEDYNKEWLDFVAFSRKGMRPWLGYDAIEGGIANDSVITTVDLYVDGIITVEQALDKLVNTELRHQICIANQVLVDSCLTFKQSIRL from the coding sequence GTGATTTTATATCATGGCTCCTTGGTTGTTGTTGAAAGACCTCTTGTGGGAATAGGTCGCTCGGATCTTGATTTCGGCCCTGGTTTCTATTTGACGAAACACCGAGAACAGGCTGAACGATGGGCGAAAATTAAGTCTGGAAGAAAGAAAAATTCCGAGGCTTTTCTTAACATTTATGAGTTTGATCGAAATTCCTTGAACAACGCTGTTTATAAACTACTCTCTTTTGAAGATTACAACAAGGAATGGCTTGATTTTGTTGCTTTTAGCCGTAAGGGAATGAGACCCTGGCTTGGATACGATGCCATTGAGGGTGGTATTGCGAACGACAGTGTTATCACGACTGTTGATTTGTATGTAGATGGCATTATAACTGTAGAACAGGCTCTTGACAAACTCGTGAATACGGAGCTTCGTCATCAGATTTGCATTGCGAACCAGGTTCTAGTTGACAGCTGCTTAACCTTTAAACAGTCGATTAGGTTGTAG
- a CDS encoding DUF3791 domain-containing protein, giving the protein MEGLPRTHESDVIQFVVLAIEGGAKVLGVEPTEFVNRLEKQNLIEKRLLEGYEMLHTQSKEYVADDIAETLVNWENDL; this is encoded by the coding sequence ATGGAAGGATTGCCGAGAACACATGAAAGCGACGTTATTCAGTTTGTAGTCCTTGCCATAGAAGGTGGGGCGAAAGTCCTTGGCGTGGAACCGACTGAATTCGTAAACCGTCTTGAAAAACAGAATCTGATAGAAAAGCGCCTTTTGGAAGGCTATGAAATGCTGCATACTCAAAGCAAGGAATATGTGGCAGACGACATCGCCGAAACCCTAGTCAACTGGGAGAATGACTTGTGA
- the rhuM gene encoding RhuM family protein, with protein MNEEIVIFRTNDESINVEVRFEDETAWLTQDQMSVLFSKSKSTINEHIKNIFQEGELVESQVMRKFGNSEFTHNLTKMTNFYNLDVIISVGYRVKSLRGTQFRQWATKRLKEYIVKGFTMDDERLKNLGGGSYWQELLARIRDIRASEKVFYRQVLDIYATSIDYDPKADTSVLFFKKVQNKMHFAVHGQTAAEVINSHADAEKVFMGLTTFSGDKPTLQEALIAKNYLDERELRAMGQIPAKDALVCRKGFLGFYQDDREKNFKKNLSRVKTLLTNCLVAGIREQVIV; from the coding sequence ATGAACGAAGAGATTGTAATTTTCAGGACCAATGACGAGTCCATCAATGTGGAGGTCCGTTTCGAGGACGAGACGGCCTGGCTTACGCAGGACCAGATGTCCGTGCTGTTTAGCAAGTCTAAATCGACCATAAACGAGCATATAAAGAACATTTTCCAGGAAGGTGAACTGGTCGAATCGCAGGTGATGAGAAAATTCGGAAATTCCGAATTTACGCATAATTTGACGAAAATGACCAATTTTTACAACCTTGACGTCATTATTTCTGTCGGTTACCGCGTAAAGTCCCTGCGTGGCACCCAGTTCAGGCAGTGGGCCACGAAACGCCTCAAGGAGTATATTGTCAAGGGCTTTACGATGGACGATGAACGCCTGAAAAATCTTGGCGGAGGCAGCTACTGGCAAGAACTTCTGGCGCGGATTCGCGACATCCGTGCCAGCGAGAAGGTGTTCTACCGACAGGTTCTCGACATTTACGCGACGAGTATTGACTATGACCCCAAGGCGGATACATCGGTTCTGTTCTTCAAGAAGGTGCAGAACAAGATGCATTTTGCCGTGCACGGGCAGACTGCGGCGGAGGTCATCAATAGCCACGCAGATGCCGAAAAGGTTTTTATGGGACTTACGACTTTTTCTGGGGATAAGCCGACTCTTCAAGAGGCGTTGATTGCCAAAAATTATCTGGATGAAAGGGAATTGCGAGCCATGGGGCAAATACCAGCAAAAGACGCTCTCGTCTGTAGAAAAGGCTTTCTTGGATTCTATCAAGACGATCGAGAAAAAAACTTCAAAAAAAACTTGAGCAGGGTAAAAACTTTATTGACAAATTGCCTGGTTGCAGGAATTAGAGAACAGGTAATTGTATGA
- a CDS encoding DUF1016 N-terminal domain-containing protein, with amino-acid sequence MPKQQQGKVRAGYGKHVIKMASEALTEKFGNGISVASLKGFRKFYLTFI; translated from the coding sequence ATGCCTAAACAGCAGCAGGGGAAAGTTCGTGCTGGATATGGCAAGCATGTGATTAAGATGGCGTCGGAGGCATTGACAGAAAAATTTGGAAACGGAATCTCTGTTGCATCGCTTAAAGGATTCCGCAAATTTTACCTTACTTTTATTTGA
- a CDS encoding GNAT family N-acetyltransferase — protein MFQTGVIVPKFLKLKSSETVKAFDCGDADLNDFILNQSAPFAKSLLATSYVCVNPQDASDVYAFCSLANDKVAITDFPGRTEFNRFRKNQGFPQAKRFKCYPAVKICRLGVDVSARKKHVGSMVVDYIKSLFSMDNKTGCRFLTVDAYLAAIPFYQKNGFDFLNHVDECNPHTRLMYFDLMDIK, from the coding sequence TTGTTTCAGACAGGTGTGATTGTCCCTAAATTTCTAAAACTTAAATCTTCGGAAACTGTTAAAGCATTTGATTGTGGCGATGCTGATTTGAATGACTTCATTTTAAATCAGTCGGCTCCATTTGCTAAATCATTGCTAGCTACAAGTTATGTGTGTGTCAATCCGCAAGATGCTAGTGACGTTTATGCATTTTGTAGCTTGGCGAATGATAAGGTTGCCATAACAGATTTTCCGGGCAGGACTGAGTTTAATCGTTTCCGTAAAAATCAAGGTTTTCCTCAAGCTAAACGATTTAAATGTTATCCTGCAGTTAAAATATGTCGCCTTGGGGTTGATGTTTCTGCAAGGAAAAAACATGTTGGATCGATGGTTGTGGACTATATCAAGTCTCTGTTTTCAATGGATAACAAGACTGGCTGTAGATTCCTTACTGTAGATGCGTATTTGGCTGCGATTCCATTCTACCAAAAGAATGGGTTTGATTTCTTGAATCACGTAGATGAATGTAATCCGCATACCCGGTTGATGTACTTTGATTTGATGGACATTAAATGA
- a CDS encoding DUF3800 domain-containing protein — MKKKSTTILSAYIDEYGAFGWDLENEGTSKFFILTAAIIEPQNIQTVKEGVIEAQKLFFGNTELKSKGIKGNHKRRVKVLEHICQLPFKFISMVYDKRLMADMPGLKYKSSFYKFLNQSIYSTLIHAFNEINIYGDAIGESDFMESFLKYMRGRLGQPTLFDSSTIDVVDSKKELIIQIADIISGTLAYIYDDSKSISTEYKDQFIKLLDKKKIRIDLLPYTYHNFNVETSPAAKDYDKDIAEICFMKAKNFIEQNEGSKDEDTIRQILVLKYLLFRFMNNNQRKYISTKELNNYLADTHIGRVSTQVFRNKIVGKLRDNDVIIASSPYGYKIPTQISDINDYLTHSNTIIIPMLQRIKKCSNSITLSSYGKIKPLNNDNCKLLKQIIDIL, encoded by the coding sequence GTGAAAAAAAAGTCAACCACAATATTAAGCGCATACATCGACGAGTATGGCGCATTCGGATGGGACCTTGAAAACGAAGGCACATCAAAGTTTTTCATCTTAACTGCCGCGATTATTGAACCTCAAAACATACAAACTGTTAAAGAAGGAGTAATTGAGGCTCAAAAATTATTCTTCGGAAACACTGAACTAAAATCTAAAGGCATCAAGGGAAACCATAAACGACGTGTAAAAGTCCTTGAGCATATTTGCCAATTGCCATTCAAATTCATTTCCATGGTATATGACAAGAGACTTATGGCAGATATGCCGGGACTTAAATACAAAAGCAGTTTTTACAAATTCCTCAACCAATCAATATACTCTACTCTCATCCACGCTTTTAATGAAATCAATATCTATGGGGACGCCATAGGAGAAAGCGACTTCATGGAAAGTTTTTTGAAATATATGCGTGGACGTTTGGGACAACCCACTCTTTTTGATTCTAGCACAATAGATGTGGTTGACAGTAAAAAGGAATTGATCATCCAAATTGCAGACATCATCAGTGGAACCCTTGCATATATTTATGACGACAGCAAGTCTATTTCTACAGAATACAAAGACCAATTCATTAAATTATTAGATAAGAAAAAAATTCGCATAGACTTATTGCCATATACATATCACAATTTTAATGTAGAAACATCACCTGCAGCCAAGGATTACGATAAAGACATTGCCGAAATTTGTTTTATGAAAGCTAAAAATTTTATTGAACAGAATGAAGGTTCCAAGGATGAAGATACAATCCGGCAAATCCTTGTTCTTAAATACCTTTTGTTCCGTTTCATGAACAACAATCAGCGGAAATACATTTCCACAAAAGAACTAAACAATTATCTAGCAGACACCCACATCGGACGAGTATCGACCCAGGTCTTCAGAAATAAAATCGTAGGGAAATTACGGGATAATGATGTCATTATCGCAAGTTCACCCTACGGTTATAAAATTCCTACACAAATAAGTGATATCAACGATTACTTAACCCACAGCAACACAATAATCATCCCCATGCTTCAAAGAATAAAGAAATGCAGCAATTCAATCACATTAAGTTCCTATGGAAAAATAAAGCCTCTTAACAATGATAATTGCAAGCTCCTAAAACAAATAATAGACATCTTGTAA
- a CDS encoding bifunctional N-acetyltransferase/class I SAM-dependent methyltransferase — MNETFITKKFSGLTEDELKKCSTLFSENYGKYSGKGNDFKKGQPIRMSVALYKKMYGDRPNIFASLCFDEANNLLGHAVFLRKDIPGKGMCSWVVQLVVHRSYRNRKIGSKLLLSAWGFSNYFAWGLATANAITIKTLESVTWRQVSVEEIQKNIGTLEQLMEDIPFVEKDCVRLSSNVCQVFSKFYPELEKSNKSEALSIYAKRLGELAPGNEWLAFTFSSQKMSWTSEKLKDFLEFSESQLKEAYSRMDMPIQGWTKGTQNEVDFILSNTNLTPNSRILDLGCGQGRHVIELARRGYTNVTGIDFSERNIIRASSSAVEKKIACNFMEGDARTFKSGVKYDCICCLYDVIGSFRNDTDNLRIIRNLKQLLTHKGRAIISVMNMALTKKIATNIVSLNKKPEALLKLPPSETMKVSGNIFKPEYFLINKDDGLVYRKEQFSGDEFLLAEYVVADKRYHLSEIKKIVQDEGLKIVNTRFVSAGAWDKKLTSTDSHAKEILLVLEHA; from the coding sequence ATGAATGAGACCTTTATCACAAAAAAATTTTCTGGGCTAACCGAAGATGAATTAAAGAAATGTTCAACACTTTTCTCAGAAAATTATGGGAAATATAGTGGTAAAGGTAATGATTTCAAAAAAGGCCAGCCAATAAGGATGTCTGTTGCCTTATACAAAAAAATGTATGGCGACAGACCTAATATTTTTGCTTCATTATGTTTTGATGAAGCGAACAACTTGCTAGGACATGCAGTCTTTCTGCGAAAAGATATCCCAGGAAAAGGAATGTGTTCCTGGGTGGTTCAGTTGGTTGTTCATAGAAGTTACCGCAATAGAAAAATCGGTTCTAAATTGCTGCTTTCTGCATGGGGATTTTCAAACTACTTTGCATGGGGGCTAGCAACAGCTAACGCCATTACAATTAAGACTCTAGAATCCGTAACCTGGCGACAAGTTTCTGTAGAAGAAATACAAAAGAATATCGGCACCTTGGAACAACTGATGGAGGACATTCCTTTTGTAGAGAAGGATTGTGTAAGGCTGTCATCGAACGTTTGTCAAGTATTTTCAAAATTTTATCCAGAACTAGAAAAGTCAAATAAAAGCGAAGCTCTTAGTATCTACGCAAAACGGCTGGGAGAACTAGCTCCAGGAAACGAGTGGCTAGCCTTTACCTTCAGTTCACAAAAAATGTCATGGACTTCAGAAAAATTGAAGGATTTCTTAGAATTTTCCGAAAGCCAACTGAAAGAGGCCTATTCGAGAATGGATATGCCTATTCAGGGATGGACCAAGGGTACTCAAAACGAAGTTGATTTTATTTTATCCAATACAAATCTTACCCCTAATTCAAGAATTCTTGACTTAGGATGCGGTCAAGGTCGACATGTAATTGAGCTTGCAAGACGAGGCTACACAAATGTAACTGGCATCGATTTTTCAGAAAGGAATATCATTCGGGCCAGTTCTTCAGCCGTAGAGAAGAAGATTGCATGTAACTTTATGGAAGGGGATGCGAGAACATTCAAATCTGGGGTTAAGTACGATTGCATTTGCTGCCTTTATGATGTCATAGGATCATTCCGTAACGATACTGACAATCTCAGGATTATAAGAAACCTGAAGCAGCTTCTTACACACAAAGGCAGAGCCATCATTTCTGTAATGAATATGGCACTCACAAAGAAAATTGCAACCAATATCGTGAGCTTGAACAAAAAACCAGAAGCCTTGCTAAAACTGCCTCCATCAGAAACAATGAAGGTAAGCGGAAATATTTTTAAGCCGGAATACTTCTTAATCAATAAGGACGATGGTCTCGTTTACAGAAAAGAACAATTTTCTGGCGATGAATTTCTCTTAGCAGAATATGTGGTCGCCGACAAACGTTACCATTTGAGCGAAATAAAGAAAATCGTACAAGACGAAGGCTTGAAAATCGTCAATACAAGATTCGTTAGCGCAGGTGCCTGGGATAAAAAATTGACATCAACAGATTCTCATGCCAAAGAAATTTTATTAGTCTTGGAACACGCTTAA
- a CDS encoding transposase, protein MKSRIEDLYAKIKRNYDGILNTIRLGVSNARIEATNNKIKLLIRTAYGFRNMNNMLSLIMLSCSYVDVKIAYEWESESRESSSKAA, encoded by the coding sequence ATCAAGTCGCGCATAGAGGATCTGTATGCAAAGATCAAGCGTAACTACGACGGAATCCTCAACACAATCAGGCTGGGCGTGTCAAACGCAAGGATCGAGGCAACGAACAACAAGATAAAGCTACTGATACGGACTGCCTATGGCTTCAGGAACATGAACAACATGCTGTCGCTGATAATGTTGAGCTGTTCCTATGTAGATGTAAAGATAGCCTACGAATGGGAATCGGAATCGAGAGAATCATCTAGCAAGGCTGCCTAA
- a CDS encoding flippase has protein sequence MRNSVKINGVLNVVQRCCHILIPLLIFPYLTRILGAENFGKFSFSNSIISYVILVAMLGISTYAVREGARIRDDREAISQFTSEVFSINVVSGVIAIFGLFGFVFLFPKLGEYDTLIYIMCLMVPATILGRDFLNVVYEDFLYITLRYIVIQIVGVIMVFLLVRKSEDYTIYTGIYTFTMTFGYLINLFYTRKYAPIRFTIHLNLKKHLSPILILFCGQVATIIYIQSDVTMVGIFSGDFDVGVYTLASKIYILSKSVIYALTSVAIPRIVYLLGSKEYDKYNAFSSRLFDYLLSITVPFAIGLFVFGEETIQLIGGAEYESGALSLQILSIALLVAIFAGYFCNAILVPNRQEKKFLNITIMSAVLNICLNFIMIPKIGILGAAITTLISEVLVVILSFKESLKCLKLSVYTRNVWATIFGSALIVGVCCMTKCLVESSLLQLIVAIPLSALLYFVVQIVFKNDLYSKSFLSKFIKRKSLS, from the coding sequence ATGCGAAATTCTGTAAAAATAAATGGGGTGTTGAATGTTGTACAGCGATGTTGCCACATACTTATTCCGCTGCTTATTTTCCCATATTTAACAAGAATTCTTGGTGCAGAAAATTTTGGAAAATTTAGCTTTTCAAATTCCATTATCAGCTATGTAATATTGGTGGCTATGCTAGGTATTAGTACCTATGCTGTGCGAGAAGGCGCTAGAATCAGAGATGATCGAGAGGCTATTTCTCAATTTACCTCAGAAGTTTTTTCAATCAATGTTGTGTCGGGCGTGATTGCGATTTTTGGCTTGTTTGGGTTTGTCTTTTTGTTTCCCAAATTAGGAGAGTATGATACTCTCATTTACATTATGTGTTTAATGGTTCCCGCGACTATTTTGGGTAGGGATTTTTTGAATGTTGTATATGAGGATTTCCTATATATAACCCTTAGGTATATTGTAATTCAAATTGTCGGCGTGATAATGGTTTTTCTTCTGGTTCGTAAATCTGAAGATTATACTATTTACACAGGTATATATACATTTACGATGACTTTTGGATATTTGATAAATCTGTTTTATACAAGAAAGTATGCCCCAATTCGTTTTACGATTCATTTAAACTTAAAGAAACATCTGTCACCGATATTGATTTTGTTTTGTGGCCAGGTTGCCACCATTATTTACATTCAATCTGATGTGACGATGGTTGGTATATTTAGCGGGGATTTTGACGTGGGTGTGTATACTTTGGCTTCTAAGATATACATCCTGTCGAAAAGTGTTATTTATGCATTAACGTCTGTAGCAATTCCTCGTATAGTGTATCTATTGGGGTCGAAGGAATATGATAAGTATAATGCTTTTTCTTCGCGTCTTTTTGATTATCTCCTGTCTATTACAGTTCCATTTGCTATAGGCCTTTTTGTTTTTGGTGAAGAAACAATTCAATTGATTGGTGGCGCTGAATATGAATCTGGTGCATTGTCATTACAGATTTTGTCAATAGCCCTTTTGGTTGCGATTTTTGCTGGGTATTTCTGTAATGCAATCCTGGTTCCAAATCGCCAGGAAAAGAAATTCTTGAATATCACCATCATGTCTGCCGTTTTAAATATTTGTTTGAATTTTATCATGATTCCCAAGATTGGTATTTTGGGCGCTGCAATAACAACTTTAATTTCTGAAGTGTTGGTTGTCATTTTGTCTTTCAAAGAAAGTTTGAAATGTCTAAAATTATCTGTTTATACCAGAAATGTGTGGGCGACGATTTTTGGATCTGCACTTATTGTTGGTGTTTGCTGTATGACCAAATGCCTTGTTGAATCATCTCTCTTGCAACTAATTGTTGCTATTCCATTGTCTGCACTGCTGTATTTTGTTGTGCAAATTGTGTTCAAAAATGATCTGTATTCTAAATCTTTTTTGAGCAAGTTTATTAAACGAAAATCGCTGTCATAA
- a CDS encoding glycosyltransferase: protein MKVNVYLSYYNGSAYLDEQVNSLLNQQNVDVHIFIRDDGSNEYESAFLDKYIDNDRVSVIHGQNVGFGKSFMQLLSEVNEMADFYAFCDQDDVWLDNKLNTACDVLKRMSGPAAYCAQPKYVNSKLESLEGFGTITDSIRFGEMGVDESLGYHLFGLGCTYVWNNELNAILRNFDLNDFSFAHDNFISVLTPFVGVFYRDSTQPILYRQHEKNVSGNKQKKKSLFTKIQGKLKNFNGQTCFNMRKYIVCNIKPFVAQDKYELLKMSVDYRKNLFLKFKLMNFMLCGKVDRKKKIKNVLMILGNRY from the coding sequence ATGAAAGTCAATGTATATTTGTCATATTATAACGGTTCCGCTTATTTAGATGAACAGGTAAATAGCTTATTAAATCAACAGAATGTTGATGTACATATTTTCATCCGTGATGATGGGTCTAATGAATATGAATCTGCCTTCTTGGACAAGTACATTGACAATGATCGTGTCTCGGTAATTCATGGACAAAATGTCGGCTTTGGAAAAAGTTTTATGCAGCTTCTCTCTGAAGTAAATGAAATGGCCGATTTTTATGCTTTCTGCGATCAGGACGATGTGTGGCTTGATAATAAATTGAATACGGCCTGCGATGTATTAAAAAGAATGTCTGGTCCTGCAGCATACTGCGCTCAACCTAAATATGTGAATAGTAAATTGGAATCTTTAGAAGGTTTTGGTACGATTACGGATTCTATTCGCTTTGGTGAAATGGGGGTTGATGAATCCCTTGGATATCATCTATTTGGTCTTGGTTGTACATATGTCTGGAATAATGAATTAAATGCAATCTTACGTAACTTTGATTTGAATGATTTTTCATTTGCGCATGATAATTTTATTAGTGTTTTGACACCCTTTGTGGGTGTGTTTTACAGAGATTCCACTCAGCCGATTTTGTATAGACAGCATGAAAAAAATGTGAGCGGAAATAAGCAAAAGAAGAAATCTTTATTTACAAAAATTCAAGGGAAATTGAAAAATTTTAATGGCCAAACTTGCTTTAATATGCGAAAGTATATTGTTTGCAATATTAAGCCTTTTGTTGCCCAAGATAAATATGAATTGTTGAAAATGTCTGTAGACTATCGAAAGAATTTATTTCTCAAGTTTAAATTGATGAATTTTATGTTATGCGGTAAGGTTGACCGCAAAAAGAAAATCAAAAATGTCCTAATGATTTTAGGAAACAGGTATTAG